The Candidatus Micrarchaeia archaeon genomic sequence TTTGATTACTGCATTAAATAACTTTGGTTATGATGTAACAGCTCTTTTAGGTGGTTTGGGTATTGCTGGTATTGCTGTTGCAATGGCAGCTCAAAGCACATTAGGGGATTTATTAGGTGGAATTAATATATTCACAGGAAGACCTTTTGAAGTTGATGATTGGATTAATTTTGGAGGAAAAGGAGGACAAGTAACTGAAGTTGGTATGAGAAATACAAGATTAAAATCTTTTGATGGAACTTTATTAACTGTACCAAATTCTATTTTAGGAAAAGAAATAATTGAAAATTATACAAAAGCAGAAAAAAGAAGAATAAGATTTAATATTGGTTTAACTTATAATACATCTACTAAACAAATTGCAAAAGCAAAGGAAATTTTATTAAAAATTACAAAAGAAATTGAAGGAATTGAAAAAGACAGCGCAACTGTACATTTTAAAGAATTTGCAGATTCTTCAATAAATTTAATGTTTACTTATTATATAATTGACACAAGCAAATTCTTAGATATTCAAGATGAAGTTAATACTAAAATAAAAGAGCGCTTTGATAAAAACAAATTAGATTTTGCTTTCCCAAGCCAGACTATTTATTTGAAAAAATAAGTGATATCATGGATATAAAAGAAAAATCTAGATTAACAA encodes the following:
- a CDS encoding mechanosensitive ion channel family protein, with the translated sequence MDFLNITVFGTTIINYAYFLFITLGTIILAKVAYYIIKGTISRFTKRTKTKLDDLLMSALEKPFIVLILIFGAQFGLEFLSLPNGYGNTAQNILGVLLTFNIAWFIVGVLNSFIENYVEHLTRKTESKLDDQILPIFKKGVFAIVFILALITALNNFGYDVTALLGGLGIAGIAVAMAAQSTLGDLLGGINIFTGRPFEVDDWINFGGKGGQVTEVGMRNTRLKSFDGTLLTVPNSILGKEIIENYTKAEKRRIRFNIGLTYNTSTKQIAKAKEILLKITKEIEGIEKDSATVHFKEFADSSINLMFTYYIIDTSKFLDIQDEVNTKIKERFDKNKLDFAFPSQTIYLKK